In Terriglobales bacterium, the genomic window TTTCGCCACGAAGACCAGGCTTTTTGTGGCCTTGAATACGCCGGTATAGTTCATGGCCAGCGTGTCCACTTTGCCGCCGAGATTGGACGCCGGCACAAAACTGGGATAGCCGGCCGGCGGATTTTGGGCACTCAGATAAGGGTTCGTAGTCAGAGGCTGGAAACTAGCGGTCTGCGACATCCAGCCAGGAGTGACATTCACCATCAAGTGGATGTTCTTGCCAAGGTCGACCGCACCCTGACCGACAAATTGCTGGTACTTGTTGTCCGGGTACAGGTCCATCCGTCCGGTGGCGGGGCCCATCCCCGTAGTGTTCCCGTTGGGGTTCGACGCGGTAATGCCGGCGTCGTACACGGTCGAGAACGGGTTCATCACCAGCATGTTGGGAATATTGTTCTGGAAGAAGGAGCCCTGATACCCGAGGGAAGCGTCCCAGTGCTTCTGCCCAAACTCGCTGGTGAATTTGACGGTATTGGTGTAGTAGTCGATTGACTCCGGTGTTTCGGCGATATAGCCGGTGGACGAGGAACCCATCACGAAGCCGATGGGCCGTGTGCCAACCTGGTGTTCCCGCGAGAACAAGCCGGAGAGGCTCACGTTGGGATTGAGATTCCAACTCATCAAGCCGGTAATCGCTTTCCGGTTCTCCTCTTGAGTGAACGGCTGAACGCCGGAAACGCCTCCCACCAAGCCGCCGGCCACCGCGTTACTGATGTTGGTCGAATTGAGAGCCACCAAGGCGCTGGTACTTAGGGAGCTGGTGGAGCATTTTCCGACCTTCGTCGCGCCACCGGTTGTCAAAACTCCCCCGCACAGGGTGTTGAACAACTTACTCTGCAGGGCAGGATCAATGTTCCAGGTTCCGTTGCCGCCGCTGAACAAAGTACGAGTGGTGCCGCTGAAAACGTGCGGCGTCTCGTCGAAGCGGAACTGCGCCTTGTAATGGCCGTATTGGCCAAGGGTAACCAAGACGCTCTGATCCCGACTCAGACTTCCTCCGTCCTGGAAGGCGAAGCCGTTACTGGCGGATTGAAGCCGAAGATAGCTGTTGGAACCGAGAAAATTGTCGAGGTGAACGTTGACTTTAGGAACGTAAAAGGCGTTGCGATAATCGGAATAAACGTTAAGCGGAGAGTCCGACAGATTGGGACTGAAACTCGTTCCGGGTAACGCGGTTGATGCGGGGAAGGTTCGACCGTAAACCTCACCGGTGACCCCGCGGAAGCCAAACTCCACGACGCCGCGCTCGGGAGCGGCTTGTTCCTGGGCGACTGCAGCCGGAACAAGCAGGAGCGCGAGCAGTGTACTAATTGCAAGCAGTTTGTAGGTTTTCATTGCTCTCTCCTCTCTCCTAGCGCACAAAGAACTTACCCGACGGGGCGTTGGTCCCGTGGATTTTGGCGTGGCAGTTAGCGCAGCCACGGTTGACGGTTTTGTTGGGATATCCCATGGGCTGGCCGGCGTTGGAGACATTGCCCAGGGGGTAGCCAATGGTGCCCGTGCCGTGCGCGAATTCGTTGTGGCACTCCTGGCAGAGCCTCGGAATGCGGGCTTTCAGCAATTGCGGATTGAACGTTCCATGGGGCTCATGGCAGGTGTCGCAGTTTTCCGTCACCGGCTGATGCGCCCACAGGAAGGGACCGCGCCGCTCGGCATGGCAGCTGTAGCAGTTCTCGTTGACCGTGGCCTGCTTGAGCTGTGCCGGGTTGGGCGAGCCATGTGGGTTGTGGCAGCTGGTGCAAGTCACCTTGCCTTCGCGGAACGGCATGTGCGAAGAGCGCTGCAGTTGCGCGCGTCGCATCTGGTGGCAGGAAAGGCAGAGCTCGGTCTGGGGCTTAAGAAGACCGCCGACGTCGCTCACACTCTCGGCGAGAAATGCCTCGCCGCTTAAAGACTTGGTCAGCTGCTGCTTGATATTGTGGCAATCGACACAGCGCATGCCGCGGGTTTCGTGCGGGCTGCCGGCCCAGAACATGCGGTTGCCTCTCTTGTGGCATTGCACACAAGAATGGTTCTGTTCCTCGACCGAGTTTTTAGTGTCTTTGCCATAACGGATGGGGATGGTGTCCTTGCCGCCGCCGGCCTCGACGTGGGCCTTTCCGGGTCCGTGGCAAGATTCGCATCCGAGTTTTTCGTCGGCGGTGTGGGGTTTGGCAAAGGCCTTGCCCATCACCGTGTGCTTGAAGCGACGATCTTGATCTTCATGGCAGGTGACACAGGTGTCGCTGCCGGCATAGTCGCTACTGACCCCCGCTGCGGGAGGCGCCTTGGGTGTCTCGCCCGCGGCGCAGATGCCGGTCACTGCCAGAGTGATCAGCATCACAGCGGCCAGGCAGATCGCGAACCGCTTATGATTTTTAATTTGGTCCATTGCTATTAGCTCCTAGGCAGAACCGGGGAGGATCCGCATCGGACCCCGGACGGCAGGCATAGCATCGGACATTGACGGGCGGGAGGGCTGTGAGTTCGCTCACATCCCATCGTGACGTTGCTACCCAGGCGGATTCCGGTCATGTGGAAATCCAGCGGCGCCGCTGGCGAGCCCCACCGCGGCAGAAGGCGAGAGTGCCTCCCGGAAAAGAAGACGCCCGCCGGAGCGGGCGTTTCGCGATCCCAACGAAGGTGTCAGTTGGCGGACACCGCGGCATGGGCCAGATGAGGACGACGCGCGCGCGCCAGCCCGATCGAGCGTACCCGGTCATAAGCCTGGTGCAGGTCCTGGCTGAGCAGGTGGACAACCTGCAGGCAGGCCACCCGGTGCTCGCGCAGGAAATGCAGCAGGTCCTTGCGGCGGACAAATGCCACCTGCGACGTGTCCAGCATTTCGGCGGATACCTCGTACGGCCTGCCGGCCATGCTGGCGCTAAGGCCCAACACTTCGCCAGGTCCGGCGACGCGCAGCATCAGACGCTTGCGCGAGTCGGAACAGACGGAGAGCTTGGCGCGACCTTCGCAGAGCACGTAGACACCGCGCGGCGTTTTGCCTTCGCCGAACAGCATCGTGCCTTTGGGTACGATGGTGGTGGTCTTGATGGCGTCGAAGGCCTGGAGCGCTTCGGCCGGCAGGTCGCAAAAAACGCGGTCCGGCCGCATCTCGCAGGTGAAGCAGCTCTGGTTGTTGGCGCTCTCCATAACACTGGAATCATGCTTGCGGCGCGGTTGTAAGACAGTGACTGCTATCACCGTTTGTAGTGATGGATAACCGCAATGGAGCAGCAGAAGCGGGGGCTGGCGAGCAAAGACGGGTGCCCTCCGCCGCACAGCGCTAGTTGCGGCGGGGCAAATGCAACAGGAGCCGCTAGCTGCTGGCCAGCGCTTTCAGGGCCGCCTTGTTGCGGATCATCAGCGTCGAACCCTTGGCGTGCACGATCTGCCGCTTCTTCAGTTCCGCAAAGAGGCGGGTGACGGTCTCACGCGAAGTCCCGATCATTTGCGCGATTTCCTCGTGCGTCAGCGCCATCTTCACGCGCGGTTCCTGCTTGGCGGCTTCGCCGTTCTTCGAACTCCATTCCAGCAGCAGCTTGGCCAGCTTTTCGGCCGCCGAGTGGGAAAGCCCGAGCGAACGGATTTCGTGGCAAGCGGTGTTGTACTTGTCGCTCAATTGCTCGGCCACGCGGAAGCAGGCTTCACTGTGCTCGCGCAGGAAGCGCAGGAAGTCTTCGCGCTTGACGAAATTCACCTGGCAGGGATCAATGGTCTCGGCGGTGAGTTCGTACGGTTTGCCGGAAACGGTGGCGCTGAGTCCGAGGACTTCGCCGGGTTCGGCGATTTTCAGGATCAGCGTTTTTCCGTCCGTGGCGCAGATGGAGAGTTTGACCCGGCCTTTGCAGAGCACGAAGATTCCGCGTGGAGACTGGCCTTCCACGAAGAGCACGGCCCCCTTGGGATAAGCGCTGGCATATTTGATGGCTTCGAAGGATTGCAGGGCGGCTGTGGGCAAATCGCAGAAAATTCGGTCGGCCCTCAGCTTGCACGTAAAACAGCTTTCTATGATGTCCAGTCCATACGGTGATAACACGACACAACCCCCTGTGACATTCCATCTTACGCTCAAGGTCAAGAGAAAAAATGTGAGCGCCGTCACCGTTCCCCGAACGGACGTTCGACGGAGCAGGCGGCGGACCGCATGAACGCAGGCGATCTCCGGACCCGCTCGGGAGAGGCGACGGTGCTGGCGGGGCCGATTCCGGGCGCAACGAAAGGGGTCGGGCAAAATCCGCCGTCGCTTCCCGATGTGATCCTGCTCACCATCCCGGCGGACACGCAAAGCGCGGCAAAGGCGCATGAAATCTGGGTTTCGCGAGGTTGCCGGCGCAGGGAAGAGGCCGGTTGAAGCCGTGCGACGCCCTCGCCACGGAGCGCCCCACCCGAGTCAACGAAAAATTCGATTTCGTGGAGACGTCGGGTTCCCGAAACGGGAAAAAGCCCCCATCGGCAATAAGCCGCGTCGTTGAAGCAGCGCAGAGCGCGAGTGTAAGCCGGGCCGTAGCCGCTCGGCGGGCCACCCAGAGGGCTCCAGAAAGAGGACCGCGATCGCTGACGAAGGTAACTGGCATGCGATTACGACCGCTATCTTTTCCCCTACCTTGCTCCGCGATAGTGTTGCGGCAATTCGGGTCCAACACAACAATCGTCGCTCGCAGGGCCAATGGATGCGGCCCGGCTGAAGACCGCCTGGCCGCGTCCGACCACGATTCCTTGCAGCGCCGGACCGATGGCAGGGGGGCGGTCATGTGGAGAAGCATTTACTTCTGGATGGGAGTCGTGCTGGCGCGTTACCTGTTTCGCCGGCGCAATGTGCAGATCGACCTGGAACAGTTGCGCAAAGCCGGCATGTGAGCATCAGCAATTTCAGACCTTCACTGCATTCGCGTCACGCGCAGAAGGAAGAAACAGCGACGGGAATCATTAACGTGCGCTAAGTGCGCCGCCGTTAGCCAACGGCCGCTGTTTTTCTCCGATATCTCGAAAACTGATGATCGCCGCCCCTGCGGCAGCTGATCCAGCGCCACCAGGGCGCGTTCTGGGCGGTGAACCCGGGCGCGTTAAAGGTGGTCGGACGGTACAACGAAGGATTGCGTTCGTCGGCGCCTGACTTCTCCTGTTCGGGAGGCACCAGTTGACCGACTTCCACCGGAGATATGGTCACGAACTTCTCGTCCACGAGCTCGGCGCGCGACAAATAGCCATAGAGCGTCGGACCGCCTTCGCATAGCAAGTGCTCGATGCCCAGCTCGCGGCGCAACAGGGTTGACATCTGGTGAAGGTCCACGAATCTGTCTTCGCCGGCGACGATGATCCGCACCTGCGGATGAGGTTGTTTTTCGGCCAGGCGCTGCGCACCGGCTTTCGTGGTGACCACCACCGCATCCACCAGTTCGCCGTCGAACAGCCGGTACGCGGAGAAATCGATTCTCCCCGCGCCGGTCACGATGATATTCATCTCCTTGCGCTTGCCAAGTTTCTGGCGCAAGCGGCGCAATTCCGCGTCCATGATGCGGAACACGGGACCGCGAGGCCTTTCGCCGAGCTCGGTTTCGTCCAGCAAAGTGTTCACCCCGACCAGCACCGCATCGGCGTGCGCGCGCAACAGGTCCATCAGCCAGCGGTCCTCCGGGGAGCGTGAGATGTCGGCCCCGGCCGCATGTTTGCCTTTGAACGAGACGATACCGTCCAATGACTGCACAAAGTTGGAGCAAATCCAAGGCCTTGCCTGCGGCGCGGGCGGGAATCCCAGACGCCCGTAGGGCGCATACGCCGCATCCTCCAGCGGCGACGGCTCGGCTTCGTCGAACAGCACGTCAAAGTTGTGCATGACAAGATTGTAAGTTGCGGGTTGAGAGTTGGGTAAGGTTGTCTGAAAATTTCCCGCCCGCTCGCGCCACTCACGCTTGAGACTCACGACAGAGCGTCCTAAGGCCGCAAATT contains:
- a CDS encoding Crp/Fnr family transcriptional regulator; translated protein: MPTAALQSFEAIKYASAYPKGAVLFVEGQSPRGIFVLCKGRVKLSICATDGKTLILKIAEPGEVLGLSATVSGKPYELTAETIDPCQVNFVKREDFLRFLREHSEACFRVAEQLSDKYNTACHEIRSLGLSHSAAEKLAKLLLEWSSKNGEAAKQEPRVKMALTHEEIAQMIGTSRETVTRLFAELKKRQIVHAKGSTLMIRNKAALKALASS
- a CDS encoding cyclic nucleotide-binding domain-containing protein — translated: MESANNQSCFTCEMRPDRVFCDLPAEALQAFDAIKTTTIVPKGTMLFGEGKTPRGVYVLCEGRAKLSVCSDSRKRLMLRVAGPGEVLGLSASMAGRPYEVSAEMLDTSQVAFVRRKDLLHFLREHRVACLQVVHLLSQDLHQAYDRVRSIGLARARRPHLAHAAVSAN
- a CDS encoding MtrB/PioB family outer membrane beta-barrel protein, with the protein product MKTYKLLAISTLLALLLVPAAVAQEQAAPERGVVEFGFRGVTGEVYGRTFPASTALPGTSFSPNLSDSPLNVYSDYRNAFYVPKVNVHLDNFLGSNSYLRLQSASNGFAFQDGGSLSRDQSVLVTLGQYGHYKAQFRFDETPHVFSGTTRTLFSGGNGTWNIDPALQSKLFNTLCGGVLTTGGATKVGKCSTSSLSTSALVALNSTNISNAVAGGLVGGVSGVQPFTQEENRKAITGLMSWNLNPNVSLSGLFSREHQVGTRPIGFVMGSSSTGYIAETPESIDYYTNTVKFTSEFGQKHWDASLGYQGSFFQNNIPNMLVMNPFSTVYDAGITASNPNGNTTGMGPATGRMDLYPDNKYQQFVGQGAVDLGKNIHLMVNVTPGWMSQTASFQPLTTNPYLSAQNPPAGYPSFVPASNLGGKVDTLAMNYTGVFKATKSLVFVAKYLYYNYDNQTPDLLMRPTVADTIFLTSGSFHGSTAGCYDPVVGPSSENVINSNYTYYCPGEQTSFTSKLFDVGGTWFFTKKNSVKFGYQRGWMDRTGREVEESIEDSVYGALDMHLRKHLLLRVSGRHQNRLPQGGASAYELDTGNVYARMPDQATRVRNRGDASLQWDATQK
- a CDS encoding dihydrofolate reductase family protein, which produces MSLKREWRERAGNFQTTLPNSQPATYNLVMHNFDVLFDEAEPSPLEDAAYAPYGRLGFPPAPQARPWICSNFVQSLDGIVSFKGKHAAGADISRSPEDRWLMDLLRAHADAVLVGVNTLLDETELGERPRGPVFRIMDAELRRLRQKLGKRKEMNIIVTGAGRIDFSAYRLFDGELVDAVVVTTKAGAQRLAEKQPHPQVRIIVAGEDRFVDLHQMSTLLRRELGIEHLLCEGGPTLYGYLSRAELVDEKFVTISPVEVGQLVPPEQEKSGADERNPSLYRPTTFNAPGFTAQNAPWWRWISCRRGGDHQFSRYRRKTAAVG
- a CDS encoding DmsE family decaheme c-type cytochrome — protein: MDQIKNHKRFAICLAAVMLITLAVTGICAAGETPKAPPAAGVSSDYAGSDTCVTCHEDQDRRFKHTVMGKAFAKPHTADEKLGCESCHGPGKAHVEAGGGKDTIPIRYGKDTKNSVEEQNHSCVQCHKRGNRMFWAGSPHETRGMRCVDCHNIKQQLTKSLSGEAFLAESVSDVGGLLKPQTELCLSCHQMRRAQLQRSSHMPFREGKVTCTSCHNPHGSPNPAQLKQATVNENCYSCHAERRGPFLWAHQPVTENCDTCHEPHGTFNPQLLKARIPRLCQECHNEFAHGTGTIGYPLGNVSNAGQPMGYPNKTVNRGCANCHAKIHGTNAPSGKFFVR